A single region of the Vicia villosa cultivar HV-30 ecotype Madison, WI linkage group LG4, Vvil1.0, whole genome shotgun sequence genome encodes:
- the LOC131598578 gene encoding uncharacterized mitochondrial protein AtMg00310-like — protein sequence MDWMDYALCWNVRGDIYGIKICRNAPIISRLLFADNSFMFFRANTEETNVMKDILVTSSMGFENRELDHDKVYAAIYYDLYYESLLPSSLVVEIEKMMNSFLWGHKRDGTKGIHWLSWDRLSMPKCDGGMGFKSINAFNLPMSSKQAWRFMTNPDSLVSRLYKARYFPNCDFLNFNIGHNPSYVWRSFWSSKFVVKGVIKWSIGSGENISVWNYNWLLDGNSLVNPWSHNLVVRVILEFRI from the exons atggattggatggattatgCTCTGTGTTGGAACGTTAGAGGTGACATCTATGGTATCAAAATCTGTAGGAATGCTCCTATTATCTCTCGCCTTTTGTTTGCTGATAATTCATTTATGTTCTTCAGAGCTAATACTGAAGAAACTAATGTTATGAAGGATATTCTTGTTAC GAGTTCAATGGGTTTTGAGAACAG GGAGTTAGACCATGATAAAGTATATGCTGCAATCTATTATGACTTATATTATGAGTCTCTTCTTCCATCCTCCTTAGTTGTCGAGATTGAGAAAATGATGAATTCTTTTTTGTGGGGTCATAAAAGAGATGGAACAAAAGGTATACATTGGCTTTCTTGGGACCGTTTATCTATGCCAAAATGTGATGGGGGTATGGGCTTCAAGAGTATCAATGCATTCAACCTTCCGATGTCAAGCAAGCAAGCTTGGAGATTCATGACTAATCCTGATTCTCTCGTGTCTCGTCTTTATAAAGCCAGGTATTTTCCTAATTGCGACTTTCTTAACTTTAATATTGGCCACAATCCTAGCTATGTGTGGCGCAGCTTTTGGAGCTCCAAATTTGTGGTTAAAGGTGTGATAAAATGGAGTATAGGATCGGGAGAGAATATTTCGGTTTGGAATTATAATTGGTTATTGGATGGTAATTCTCTGGTTAATCCTTGGTCTCATAACTTGGTTGTGAGAGTAATCTTAGAGTTTCGAATTTGA